In Plasmodium cynomolgi strain B DNA, chromosome 6, whole genome shotgun sequence, the sequence atccGCGCAAGTGCATGCCGTATGTAGTAACGAATACCCCTTCCCCTCTGTTTACCCATTTTGAAGTACCCATAGTGCGCGCGATAGTTTGTCCCCTTGCGCACGTGTCTTTGTGGCATCCGTTCATCTGCTTATCTGTCCATTTGAAGCCACGCCCTTGGCATCGTGACTCTGCACTGTCAAGTCCCTCTAAAGGGGTAACTCTGTcctgtcccctttttcaaaCTGCCGAGGGGAGGGTGTAAAAGTGACCTCATTGTGGCTCCCTTTTAgataaactttttttccttccttttagataaacttttttttttcttcctttttttttcttcttttttttgtgtgtgtgtgtatgcatgcCGTTTTTAATCACCCAAGTGGCAGAGTAACCTAgtgtgaatattttttattgtctCTTTTGAAACAGCTGGGTGAGCGGCCAGGCCACcaggggggaaagaagaaCACTCGAAGTTGTAAGCGGTCCCCACCCCACAGCCAACGTGTGtacgcacatatatgtacttacCCAGCGCGTGTTCCTCTATGTCTACACGCTCGAGCAGACAGCACCAAAAAATAGGACATACACAGAATAGACGAACTATGCAGAGGCAgacacacattttttaactacCCATTTTTACGTATCAGTTTTTAACTCATTCACGTTTCTCCTCAGCAGCGCAACGCCGAAAGGGTACTCTCCTAGGCGATCATcctgtctttttttttttatcccctcGTGACTTTCCGAGCAGACTTACCCACTCGCACGTAGAGCAGCTTCCAGGTTAGGGGAACATCCCGAAGTTCTCCTACCAACCGGGAGAAAACTGCTTGTTGCAGTCCCGTTACGTATACCCCCCGCCACACACCCCAGGGAGAGGAGACTGCACAGAGGAGGCTGAATAGGCAAACtatggaagaagaaaaaccgGACGAAGATGAGGAAGCTAcagtaggaaaaaatatcatccACAATAATTTCGAGAACGCAGATTTTCTGAGTAACTTTCACTTTCTGCTTGAACATAGTCACCTCTTCAACCAGCTCCATGATCGCCCTTGGCCGTGTGGAGTGAAGAGCCCcttggggggaggaaggagTGCACATGAGGGAGGCACACTTGGAAGAGGTGTAGATGAAAGAGGTGCAGATGAGGGAGGCACAGTTGGAAGAGGTGCAGATGAAAGAGGCACACTTGGAAGGAGTGCAGATGAGGGAGGCACCGCCCCTACCGGCGAAGCGGGCCGAACGGAGGCAGCCAGGAGAAAAAGTCAAACGAGGAAGAAGCTGATTATCCATTTGGTGCCCTCCAGCAAATCCGATCTTTACAATTtcttgaaaaagaaaaaggagcaagTATTGAATATCTATGGAAAGGATGAAACGTACAAATACGAAAGTCACATAAGCTTGacaggatattttttttgtgataacATCGTTATTTTTACGAAGAGTCTGTacgtttatttgttttattatgtGAAGCTATACCACTTGTCTAGGAAGCTGTCCGTTCGGGATTTATTCTTTTGCATTCCTTGTCCGGTCGGAGGGTCGGCATGCGATGGCCGCCGCGCCCTGTGGGGAGAGAGGCGCTGTGGGAAGCAGTGGGGCAGGCGGGAGGAGagggagcagcaggaggagcggGACAGGGCGCAGtcgcagcaggaggagcggAACAGGGCGCAGCAGCAGCTGGACTCGCGTCCCCAACCTGTGCGATGCAACGTCGAGCAGAAGCGCATCCTGACGACGAACGACGGGTACGTGATTATCCCCATAGTGTGTGATTGGTTAAAAAAGATTTTCGAGAACTTTcgatttttaattaaaaatgacagcTTCGCATCGTGCAGGAAGCACAGCCATGGtggaagggagaagaagtcCTCCAGAAGGCACTTGCGCAAGCGTTCGGCGGTTAAGAAGGAGGATGGCCACTTCATCGGTGCAAAGGATAAGAGGCACCGGGTCGAAGTAGAACAGTCCGAGGAGCTGCCATTAACGATACACTGTCAGGGGAAAAACGCTACAGGGGTGAGAAGTCCCGTTGTGGGGGAGGAATGCCCCACGGTATGCCCCACGACATGTCCAAGTAGGGACACTCCTCTAGCGCTACATAACGGTGATGAACCAGTGCTGCATTCGTGTGTAAGACAGACCAGAGGACGGTGCAGTGTGAGCAGTGTTAGTACCTCCGCCAGCAGCGGGGAATGGGGGCCGTGTAGCGAGGTTGCGCAAGTGGGTGATAACTCTCCTGCGATGAACCCCGCGGTTTGTGAAAAGGGGGACCCAGCACGCAGCACTCGAAGCAGTCGAAGCAGTCGAAGCAGGCGAAGCAATCGAAGCAATCGAAGCAATCGAAGCAATCGAAGCAGTCTCAGCAATCTCAGCAGTCGCAGCTGTCGGGCCAATCAGATAAAGTACCGGTACAACAACGCCAAGGTGCGCTTGCTCGAGTTCCGCATAAAGAACTGCAACCATATTTCCCTCGCCTCCAATCGCAAGGACCAGGGCGTGCAAAACGAAATTGCCCACATGTACAGAGACATGAAGTACTACTTCTCCAACTGCTCGTGGGACATGGTGATGTTCGAGTGCGTGGAAGGGGGAGGCAACACGCACGTGGGCGGGGGTGCCACGGAGATCGGAAATGGGAACGCAAGTGAACGCGCCCCAGGTGGTAACACCCTCTTGAATGAAATTTTCCGGTTCCGAAATTTCGCCATCTCGTGACTGTCGCACGAAGGTGCCCACCAGTTGAGCAAAGGtacacctcctttttttttttttcctttttttttttttttttcgttttttcccctctcaaATTATAAGTCCTACCGCgagtatttctttttatatttatgaaatcGAACGGAGGTTTTTAATCCTCAGTTGCTCAGTATACacgcgtgtttttttttttttcccccgtgtACGTTTATTATCGCAAAATGCGTTGCATGTTCACCTGGCGTGTGTGATCGTTTAGCCCCTTTTGCGAAGAcgcagaggaagaagaacttCCTCCCTTCCGTAGACACATGTCTACAGTGAAACTGCCAAAAGAGGAGAAACCGGcgcttccaattttttaaaccgTTTTTAAAAGTcccacaaattttttttttcacgagtGGGTACACTCCCCGTTTTGCAGTGCCACAAAGCGAGGAATTCCCATGTGTTGTGCAGCAACTGGGTTGGAATTTGTtaaaacgggggaagtggTTAATTCCCTTTAGGGTGGCTTCCTTGTGGGTGCTTCCCCTGAGTGGAGATACAGACCAATCACGCACAACCGCTGTGTAGAGTAAATTAGCATGGGAAATGCCAACCCGAGGGGCTAAGTTAACCTTGCACAGtttggcaaaaagggggtagcGAAATCTGTGCTCCTTCGGCAACCACGAATCGAAGGGGGAACATTCCATGAGGTGGCAGGAGGTGCCAATTGGGCACCACGGCgggttccccattttgcggcCCCCTCGTCGTCCGCCTTTCTGCACACAAGTTGGGATTACCTattagctagccaaaatggaaatcacactttttcacctgaacaaataaaaaaaaaaaaaaaaaaaaaaaggaaaacacgGGAAGAGTAAGGAATGAAGCGAGAAATTAAAAGCGTTTACATAGATCTGTCATTCCGCTGCTACTTTCGCAAAAGCACAGACCAGGGTAACACATCCAGAAGGATTTTCCGCAGCAAGCGCACCTTTTCCCGCTTTcgccatatttttttaccaacGGGTGGGCATATGCCTTATGATAGCTGACCTGGCTGCGTCGGTCCTCCCCACCTCGACACACAAACATGGATGAACACGACAAGTATGAACAAACGGAAGACGAAACGCACAAGAAAGATACGAAGGAGGAACGACTCACCTACCACTATGACAGTCACCGCTCAAGGAAAAGCTGCTCCATCAGGGCAGGCGACGAAGGTGCCGGCAGCGAGGCACGTTTTTGCGAGGGCTATTCCGCACTGCGAGGCGACAGCGGGGGGAGCGCCAACTCGGGAACGTCTACACACGGGCACAGCGACGGGCACAGAGACGGACACAACGACGGACACAGCAACAGGCACAGCGACGGGCGCCGCGCAGTGGGAAGAAATTCTCGCACAGGACGGCTCATACATTCGATCCGTGCCGATAAGCGCACCAGGAGCAGTCGGGAAGATGCCCCCAACCATCGCATATTTCTTGTGAGGGGATCGAGCTGTGCCAACCCCCCAAGTGACACAAGCGTAGCTGCAAAGAGATGGCTCCTCCGCGATTGCTGCAGAGAAGCACACTCATCATATGAGTCGCAGATTCACAGCACGCACGACAGGGCGCACCACCTCGAGCTGTCCATACCTCCAACGaacccaaatgggaagaaaaaaaaaatcaaaaggaGGTATACCTCCCACCCGAACATAAGTGGAAGACCCCGTGAAGTTACGCCTGTTAAAAAGTTCACACGAAATCGATTTGCCCATAAAGACGAATTGGTTAAAATcaaaaggagagaagaacACACACAGTGGGGTCAACCCCATTTTGGTGAAAACGCCAAAGTAAGGTGTGGCACAATGGTTGGGCTAGCCAAAGTACGAAAGTTATACGAATGGAGCGACGACTACCATGTGTGTAGCAGTACGCGACATGCTACATCCCACAGGGATGGCCACCCCCCTAAGACGGGAAAGGCCAACAAACAGAAGCGTAAGGCAAACAGGGTTGCGTCTACAGACAGATACACCTTCCAAGGGGGGGcgaagcagcagcagcgggaggaggaggaaggagaagacgAGGACAAGGACCCCTCGGACATGAACAACAACCCATGTAGACATAAACTCTGccaagtaaaatttttatgccaAGCAAAGGGCTACGatctgaaaaaaataagtctCTTGTTCAAAGCCAAAAAGGTAAAGTACGTCTTCCACGATAGGAGCAatattttgtgtgcatttttaagtccggaaaaaagtaacaaataTTTCTACAACTTCGAGGACATAGGTAACAAGGATAACTTCAATTTTATGAGAGATGTCACTCCTTCGGACGCCGAATACactgtgtttatttttatcaatggCTCTGTGGTCATATGGTCCAACTTCCCCAACTGTTACAGAAACGACGTGTTCATTAATAAAGTTATtgtgtttttaaattccTACTCCGATGAGTTGCTGCCCGTGCATGTGGTGCAGGAGGACACGATGTATTATCATgagtgggggggaggagaagaaaagcgGCCTCCAGGCAGGTCTCCACCTTTGGAAGGCTTCTCCCCACCTTCGGATGGCTTCTCCCCACCTTCGGATGGCTTCTCCCCACCTTTGGAAGGCACTCCCCTGATCAGCGGGGGAGTCATCCGCCTGCGCAGCGGTTCCCTGGAACAGAAACTCACCGTGTCGTTCGCCCTCTCGCAGTCCATTCGACTCGACGTGCACGAAATGTTAATGGATATCACCATTAACAAGCTTTTCATCATATCGAAGCAGATTGCCAGTCGTGGCACATGCACCATTTCCAAGCAGGAAGTCTCAAGGATGCTTGACGTTTACTCTAGTATAATTAACGTTAACGCTGTGCAGGACTTCCTCGATGTCCCCGAGTACTTCTGGAATAAGGTGCAGTACGAGCACGCGTGGTTCGAGGTGAGGCATCACCAGCAAGGGGATTCTCCTACAAAAGCTCATCTAGTATAGCCCCTcccccacaaaaaaaaaaaaaaaaaatctcctcCCTTCACTAACTTCCCTCTCCCTATATGCAGATTTACACATACCTGGAGATCCCCGAGCGGATCAAAATCCTGAACAAGCGGTACAACTACTACAAGGACTTCCTCAAAGTGATAAAAACGGAGGTTTATAACGACAAGACATTCCACACCTACCGGGTCATCGTCCTGCTGCTCTTCATACACGTGTGCGCGCTGATTCTCAACGATCTGTTTTTCGCCCAGTAAGGGGGGGGGTGCACTTGCTGTGGATGTGAAACGGTCCTTCCTTGGTGGGTCAACGCTGGGAAGGCGGTCCATCCGTGGTGGGTCAACGCTGGGAAGGCGGTCCATCCTTGGTGGGTCAACCCTGGGAAGGCGGTCCTTCCTTGGCGGCAAGCACACCTCTCCTTTTCCCCTCCGTTAAATTCCCTTCCTCTCGTTCGCTAAATTCACATACAAGTAGTCACAAATTCCCTTGCTGACCTGACTGGCGCTGCCAGGGGAAGGGGACAGAGAGCTCACCCCGCCCTCGTCTCCCTGAGATGCATACAGAAGGGggtcttctccttccccagTGGAAGCCCCCTCCACAGAGACCTTTCTCCCATACTCGTGAAAGCACTTATGCGCCTTGCTGTACTTGTAGGTAATCACTACGTTTTCCGCGGGGGCATCTCCCTGGGGGGGCATCCTCTCCTCCAAGTCGCTTCCGCTACTTGAACCGCGTGAGTCGCTTGAACCGCGTGAGTCGCTTGAACCGCGTGAGTCGCTTGAACCGCTTGAACCGCTTAAACCGCTTAAACCGCTTGAACCGCTTGAATCGCCTTCACCAGCTGACTTTCCATTTGGCGCGCCCTCCGCACCGTCCCCCCGCGCCTTCACCTGAACGAGCGAGTTTAAGAAGGAAAGCATTTCATCCCATTCGCCCGACCCCTGGTTGTACAcgtgaagaaataaatccAACTGCTCGACAGTGCTAACCCGTTCGAAGTTACGCTTGTTTCTAATAACTAAGTAATCGACCCTGGAGAGAATGGCATCGTCACAAATTTGCAGTCTCTTGCAGCAGTGAAGCAAACGACATAAGTGCTCATGATTGTAGGGGAGTACCTTGGGGATATTCACCGTGACtatgttaataatttcttctaTGTTACTGTCCACATAGGGGAGGCAGGTGACATACTCAAGTATCGATATGTATTCTCCTGCGAGGGCCTTATGTTGGGTCCTTAACTTGGACAGAAGGAACAGTAGCAGTCGCTTGTACACAAAGGTGTAGTTGAAGTAGTTCAGCTCTCTGTAGGAGCACAGCAGTTTTACCAGTTGCTTCAACGAGAGGAAGGCAATGCAGGTGTTGACCCTGCTGAAGAGCAGCGGCACTACGCGGTCCACAATGTTGCTTCGGCCGCTGCTTCCGCCGTTGCTTCGGCCGTTGCTTCCGCCGTTGGCGCCCGCTTGGGGGTCCTCTCCATGGGTGCTTTTCACCAAATGGCAGTACTCCCTCTGTTCGTCGTCCGCCCCCCTCCGAGGGACTTCTTCGCCCATCCCATTCGACATCTCCCCCTCTACAGCCACTTCCTCCCTTGCTGACCCATCCCCACTGCGCGACAGCCTCTGCAGGATGGGCCCAATCTGCACCAGCGTGTTGTACACAGAAATGGAATCCATCGATTTCACATTTGCACAGATGTAATTAACCAACCTGAGAAGCAACACCTCGTGGTTGCCACCACTAGTCTTTGGAGAGTAAGCCGAAATGAGGTGATTGATGTGGTTACATCTAACCTGGTTGAAGTTCTTCAAAATATGATGGCATGCTCTATCAAGTAGGTCCACATCACTTATCTTCAATTTAGACAGTGCGTGCAGGATCATACAAATACGCTTCATGTCGTAGTGGTGGAAGTGCCTTTTGATTTCCTCTACGAAGAGCTGCATCAGTTCGTAGTCTGAGTAGTTCAGCTGGTTGCTCGCCACGATGTACCTGTAAATGTACTTATGCCTTTCTGGGTCATAGGGGATCCCCCCTCCGCCGTTTGTCTCGCACGTTTCACCACCCCTTTCGAAGCTGCTTGCACCGTACCTTTCACCACCCCTTTCGAAGCTGCTTGCCTCGTACCTTTCACCACCCCTTTCGAAGCTGCTTGCATCGTACGTTTCACCACCCCTTTCGAAGCTGCTTGCATCGTACGTTTCACCACCCCTCCCACCGGcgtcttccctttttttgctctccaCTTCTGCCTCCCCCCTGAAGAGGCGCAGCGCCCGGCACGACAAAATGGAGTACACTTCAAAATTCCTCTCCTTGCTCAGGGCATACGCCTGGAGAGTAAGCACCACATCTGCGAAGGTGAATTCCCTGCAGTGTTTCTTCACGAGATCGTTGTACACGTTAAACATGCGTTTGCTAATGAACCCATTCTTAACGCTCTTTTTGATTGCATGACTGACTCTTTCTCCCTGcatgtttttcattttctctaCGATTCTGCTCTCGGCATCCTCCTGCATCTTTGCGGAGTGCATCCCCCTGTAGGTGAGGCGGTAGCAGCGGTTGCGACTAAGCAGTGTGTCGTGGGCTATGCTGCCTACTACCCTGCCTCCCGCTTTGCCTACCGCTTTGCCTCCCGCCCTGCCTACCGCTCTGCTGACTGCGCCACTCATGGGGCCGCTCCCCCACAGGCATATGCCCAAGCGCTGCGCAAGCCGCATTTCGCCGCTGGAAGAACGAGGGGGTGCCAGCGAAGGCAAAGGGATGTGCAGCGTACGCAAAAGGGTGCCTACGCGTGTATGTAAGTACATATgtagattatttttttatttatttattttattttttttttttctcgccacTTCGTCGTGCCGCCATACTTCGCACCCCTCCGCTGCGCAGTTCGGGCACCCTGGGGACCTCGCAACGGAACACAGTGGCACGGTTCGCTCTGCACCGACAAGGCGGGTCCACTTCTTCTCGTGAGGCGGCACAACGGTAGAACCGAAATTTTCACCACAACCTGTGAGCCTCGACCAATCCAATTTAATTatgagccttttttttttttaacacatgAGGTCGGGGGAACCACTCCCGCGTGGGGGGTCACCACCCCGGATGGTTTGCTTTCCCCAAAGCGGGAAGTAAACAAACATGtgaagcaaaagggagaaccaaaagggagaacCAAACGGGAGAACCAAAACGGTGAAGTAAAACGCCGAAGCAGTAGCGCCCAACTGATTCGCCCGTCCAACCGAACGGAGCACCTTCCGCTTGCTATTTTGTTTACTAATCGGGGAGCCCCCTCTCcactcttcttcccctcgcACAGATACATGGCAGTCCACCCGACGGGTAAAGGCGTCCCTGCGCTCACAACACTGAATGGACGAACCCCTCCCAGAAAAATAAGCTCCGTGGTGTGCGAAACGTCAAAGGAAAAGGTGAACCGCCTGATGGGTTGATAAGCTGATAAGCTGATGGTATGATGGCCTGATAAGCTGATGGGTTGATAAGCTGATGGTATGATATGCTGATGGTATGATGGGCTCCCCTCCCTGTAATGCTGTACACGCGAACGAGCCGGTCGCTCTCTCATGGGACGACTATCCTAACCCGCAAACCCTTTAATAATATGGTGCACCACAGCGGGGTAGCGAAGAAGCCAACTGCTAACATAACCACATACcactgcttccccctttaaCAGACGTCCTGATTTTCATGCGAAAGGCTGTGCGGATGGATGAGCATGTAGCAAATTACTCTCCCTTCAGGGATAAGGGAGGGGGGGCAGTCCATCTGTGACACTTAACTCCATGGTAAAATGCATACCTATCCGAAATGGCAGAAGAGAGTATGCGTAGTTCCCTTTACACACAGCTGTGtgaatatcaaaaaaaaaaaaggatggtCCTCTTTTTCTGTAATTATCCTTGTTCCTGTCTGCTGAGAACGGTACGTTGTTATGATGTCCCTCCTTGCCAAACAGGTAACCACACTGCGCATCTTTGTATCTTGCCATTTCGTTTGGGCACTCCTCCGTGGTGAAAATGGATCCCCCATGATAGCACTCCCTAACTGGTGTCTCATACGTTTACGCGACAATACGTTCACATATCACTGCTCTTATGAGTGCCCTTATGAGCGCCCTTATGTTGGCAATTTTCCCCCTCCGTGCGGCAGCAAAGAAGGGACCCTTCCCCACCCCCGTCTCCTCCTCACCACCAGTAGTGTAGAGAACAACGGTACTCTCCAAATGGTCAAATCGGACTGTTgcacatgtattttttttttttttggcagaGACCCAAATGGTTGTGTCCGAGTTGCTGTGaccttcctcctcttcttttcctcagCTACCTCCATTGGGTAGCCCCTCGCGGGAACGCTACAAAATGTACGTGCGTGCTCAAATATATGCATCCAATGTGAAGGcatactttttcctttcccccctccccccatggGGATTCTCCCCCGCGCAGTTCTACAGGCTGAACGCAGGAGTGGTTGGCGGATGACCTGGTTCGTGCAGAAAGTAATATCAATGCGAAACTGCTGggcaagtaaaaaaaaaaaaaataacacctGTGTTCGGGTGACGtacaatatataaatatctGCCTTACGTCCCGCAATGTAACACCTTTTCCGCGTTCCATACTGCCACCCGAGTGGCGCTGCGACAGAGCGATACTCTCATCACGAggagtcgtttttttttttttttttttttttttacccccgaGGTCGTTTTATTTNNNNNNNNNNNNNNNNNNNNNNNNNNNNNNNNNNNNNNNNNNNNNNNNNNNNNNNNNNNNNNNNNNNNNNNNNNNNNNNNNNNNNNNNNNNNNNNNNNNNaatttgagttttttttttttttttttttccttttcgtttgcATATAATTACTGCGTTTTACTTACGTATGGGGTAAGTATATGTTTTCCCTGATGAACtggaaatttatttttgatggaatttgattttttttcttcttgtgaAGTTCGCTTCGTTTGGTAGTTAAAGTTAACGCTTTGGTTTTTGCCGCAgcacgtgtacatatgcggGTGCACGAGCGTGTGACgggtagcaaaaaaaaaaagccatgCCAGTCGCGTGAGCGCATggatatacatacgtatgcatggGTTACCACGCGGATCACCCCACACAGCGTCACGCGAAGCATCCCACGTACCAACCAAATGGCGCGGTGACGAGTGGTGGGAGGCAAAAGTCCCGCGCAGTGCAGTGACAGGGCTGGGCGAGAGCAGGCGCCGCCGAAGCGTGCACGTACGTTTGTAAGGACATACGTTTGCAAGAGCGCACGTTTGTAAGAGCGCACGTTTGCAAGAGCGCACGTTTGTAAGAGCGCACGTTTGTAAGGACATACGTTCCTAAGGACATGCGTTCCTAAGGACATACGTTCCTAAGGCGCACGTTTGTACTCATGTATGCTCGGCGCGTGCGAATATGCGGAcgctcctcccccctcaaCCACCACCGCTACTGCTACCGCTACGGCCACTGCCACCGGCACGGCCACCTTGTATGATTATTCCCTTGCGTCGCAGGAGTGACAACCGCTCTTGCGCAGCAAGACCTGCACCCCAAAATGCACGTGAACAGCAAAAAGGTGAGCACATGATTTGTTCACCACGCGATGCACAACCAACTCACCTTTAAGTGTGCTTGTGCGGTGGCGGCGAGTTCGAAAGCGGCAAGCTATCAAGCGGAAAGCTGTTAAGCTATCAAGCTGGTAATCTACCAAACGGCATGCCGTTTTCTACGCTTCACCTTGTGCACTCCCCGTACTGCGCACCGCTGCCCCCACGAGTGTCCACCATTCGACAAAGTTAACACCCCAAAAGGAAAGATCGACTAAGATCCTCCAGAATTTTTTATCGGCCTCAATTTGGCCCCCTTGCCTCTCCAGGCTGAAACGTACGAGTTGTTTAGACCCCCTTCTGAAGGCAGGCGGAAAATTTCGCCagggggtgaagaagcaaacgtGAAGGAACAGCAAAGGGAGAAGTCCAGGCGGTGTCCCGTAAAAACCACAGCTCGGTGGGATCGCGCGTTTGGCCAAGCAGGAGGCTGCGCAGGAGGTTGCGAAAGGGACCGCGAAAGAGGTCGCCCAAGTGAGCGGTTAAAAAGGCTGAGCTGAAGGCCACCCCAAACCTACGCAGAAGCCGCACCGACATAGCAAGATGAACGAACTACTGATAAGGTCCAAGAGCGGCATCAAGCTCTACACCTTCGAGCGAAACGAGAACAACGAGTACACAGGAAAGGTTACATTCGAGTACGACGGGTGCATACACGACGCCATTTGGTCGTGTGATGGGAACTCCTTTCTCATCCTACACTCCGTGGAGGGCCTACTCCTCATATCAAACTATGCGGACAGAGATAACATAAGAGTGAATAAAATCACCTGCACAAACAGATACAAGGAATTATTCACCGACGAAAATGTAAAGCTAATCAAGCATGTCCAGTGGTCACCaggaaataaatttgttgttttctttttcccctttgaagagaaaaattttttctccatagGAAACCTACTTGTATTTAGTGTGCAACATACAAAGGTATTGTGTTCCtttaaaattagaaaaaaaatttgcagcaACTGGCCTATTATCCATTTCACCACTGAAgatagatatttttttctcgagAAAAAATCCAACCTATATGTATATGATACTCTCCAGTTGATCCAAACGAATGCAGAGATCCTGCATAATTTGGTAAATACAGatgttccaaaaaattacctttttACATGGCATCATCCGAATGTCATAGCTATGTATGTATCCCCTTACGTTGGAGAAGACCACTCAAGGTACTTCATTGTTCATACGAAAAATAACTTCTTGGGagatgtgtatgtgtataagATAGAGGGGTTATCCTCTACGGTGAGTAATGTGGATGGTATCGATttggggaaggagaaa encodes:
- a CDS encoding hypothetical protein (putative), with protein sequence LYHLSRKLSVRDLFFCIPCPVGGSACDGRRALWGERRCGKQWGRREEREQQEERDRAQSQQEERNRAQQQLDSRPQPVRCNVEQKRILTTNDGYVIIPIVCDWLKKIFENFRFLIKNDSFASCRKHSHGGREKKSSRRHLRKRSAVKKEDGHFIGAKDKRHRVEVEQSEELPLTIHCQGKNATGVRSPVVGEECPTVCPTTCPSRDTPLALHNGDEPVLHSCVRQTRGRCSVSSVSTSASSGEWGPCSEVAQVGDNSPAMNPAVCEKGDPARSTRSSRSSRSRRSNRSNRSNRSNRSSLSNLSSRSCRANQIKYRYNNAKVRLLEFRIKNCNHISLASNRKDQGVQNEIAHMYRDMKYYFSNCSWDMVMFECVEGGGNTHVGGGATEIGNGNASERAPGGNTLLNEIFRFRNFAIS
- a CDS encoding hypothetical protein (putative), which gives rise to MVGLAKVRKLYEWSDDYHVCSSTRHATSHRDGHPPKTGKANKQKRKANRVASTDRYTFQGGAKQQQREEEEGEDEDKDPSDMNNNPCRHKLCQVKFLCQAKGYDLKKISLLFKAKKVKYVFHDRSNILCAFLSPEKSNKYFYNFEDIGNKDNFNFMRDVTPSDAEYTVFIFINGSVVIWSNFPNCYRNDVFINKVIVFLNSYSDELLPVHVVQEDTMYYHEWGGGEEKRPPGRSPPLEGFSPPSDGFSPPSDGFSPPLEGTPLISGGVIRLRSGSLEQKLTVSFALSQSIRLDVHEMLMDITINKLFIISKQIASRGTCTISKQEVSRMLDVYSSIINVNAVQDFLDVPEYFWNKVQYEHAWFEIYTYLEIPERIKILNKRYNYYKDFLKVIKTEVYNDKTFHTYRVIVLLLFIHVCALILNDLFFAQ
- a CDS encoding hypothetical protein (putative) encodes the protein MQEDAESRIVEKMKNMQGERVSHAIKKSVKNGFISKRMFNVYNDLVKKHCREFTFADVVLTLQAYALSKERNFEVYSILSCRALRLFRGEAEVESKKREDAGGRGGETYDASSFERGGETYDASSFERGGERYEASSFERGGERYGASSFERGGETCETNGGGGIPYDPERHKYIYRYIVASNQLNYSDYELMQLFVEEIKRHFHHYDMKRICMILHALSKLKISDVDLLDRACHHILKNFNQVRCNHINHLISAYSPKTSGGNHEVLLLRLVNYICANVKSMDSISVYNTLVQIGPILQRLSRSGDGSAREEVAVEGEMSNGMGEEVPRRGADDEQREYCHLVKSTHGEDPQAGANGGSNGRSNGGSSGRSNIVDRVVPLLFSRVNTCIAFLSLKQLVKLLCSYRELNYFNYTFVYKRLLLFLLSKLRTQHKALAGEYISILEYVTCLPYVDSNIEEIINIVTVNIPKVLPYNHEHLCRLLHCCKRLQICDDAILSRVDYLVIRNKRNFERVSTVEHASQVSKGICDYLYVNLANERKGI